aacttataattatttattatcacatcataaaattataaaaagataataaaaattaagataatgagCTGTGCTACTCACTTGCAAATTTGAGCCTGACGATATTGGAAagttaagaataaaaaaaagagcacAACGTGAGTGCTACCCAATCAGCTTTGCTAATGCTAGCTGGTCCTCACTAGATTACTGCCACTggtgaaaattgaaattgaaattttccGGTAACCTCGTTTGCTCCCCAATGTATGTAAGGTTTGGGTTTGGAAACTaaactaaatttaattcatcttaatttattattataatttttttaaatcttaatataaaatataataaataatttaatttttttaaattttaaaataataataatattaaaaaataatattttattatttcaattcaatttacgCCGAGAAGGAAAAACacttttatagaaaataattaagatttcgAATAATCGAGAACCGAGGCCTCCTGAAACTGCTGGCATTCTTTCCACTTCCCCATACTCCATTCGGCACCGCCTCAAAATACTCGATGCACCGCTAGCGCCAGCTTGCCACCACTTGCACAGGCTTACTCAGTAAGGAAACTACATTTTCTCAAAGAGAAAACGTGTCCGGTTGACTTGTCTCTACGAACTATACCAGATTATGCATCTTCTAATGACCAAACCAGACTAAAAAATCTGTACGCTACGAATTACGAGGATGACAATGAAAAAACTGacaaaattaaatttcacaAAGCCTGCttattgataataataattaactaattttaAACAACAAacgaataataaaaaaaaagtacacttTTTAATGACTTCTTAGCAAGGATTTTGATCAGAGGCATTGAAGAACTGGGACTCGAGCTTAGACCTACAAACGGGACACGCCGAGTGCTTAGAAAGCCAAGTGTCCGCGCACTCCACATGGAACCCGTGGTTGCAACCGGGAATCAGTCGTGCCAGTTGTCCGTTCTCGATCTCGTCGAGACAAACTGCGCACTCCGTCCCCAACACCAACTCTTTTCCGGTGACCTTGGGCAGCTTCTCTAGTTCCGCCACCGACAAACCATTCTGGGTTGCTGGCTTCACCGGAAACTGCGCCTCGTTCTCGGAATTCTTTACGTACCATAAGAGACAGATGTAGAATAGGTACATCACGATGGTGCCGGCGCAAGGTAGAAAGAGGGCCAAGAAAACCCAAACGATCATTGTTTAGGGTGGCCGGAAGAGAAGTGACTGTGATGAGTAAAGAGGCTTGGTGGACACCATAGCGCGCGATTAGGGGTGTGGGAAATTGATGAATTTATATAGCCAGGTTGGGGTTGCTTGGGTGGTTGTGTAACCGGTTGGCAGAGTATTATGCGGTGGGAAAATGTGGCAgttttaggttgcgtttgatGTCAAAGTGAGTTgggttgagttgagtggagataataaaatattattaaaatattattttttaatattattattattttaaaattttaaaaaattaaattatttattatattttatgttaaaatttaaaaaaattataatgatgagttaaaaagaattgaaatgaattaatcATCCAAACAAAGCTTAATGTACGATTGAGGTGGCGTGGCTTTGTTTAAGGTGGTGTAAACGCGCTTACAGCCAAAGTTAAAAGGACACTTTTATTTGACAAGTAAAAGTATCTCAAATATCTTAAGTActgtcattattattttttattttattattattttttatcaatttttctattatttattattatttttatctatttttttattattatttaattttttattattattttttattactattcataaatattctcaattctTTGCAAGtatttttactatccaaacccaCTAATGTAATATGAATTTGGCTTTGACTATTTTATTCGTATTAAATCTccatattgtaataattatttttttattatataacaataaaataatatgagatcaATTTAGTTTtgactatttcattcatatgaaatcatcacattagattatctatttactcattatatagtaataaaaaaatattaatttaaaaaaatatttaattttatcatatttagtttatttaattttatacagACACATGAAGACGTGCATTATTAGAAACCTAGAAATATAACATCTTATATTCATGACTTATTGTTATCGATGCAGGCCAATGCCACCATAGGAGTAAATAAAAAGGACATCatagaaaaaaggaaaacatttATGTACAAAgtctttcataaaaaaacacTTGCTTGAAGGCAGTTGtgatgagaggaaaaaagagaaacaataataaaatataaatttgatttATGTATAGTAACAATCAAGTTTGGCGTTTATTTCAGAAGTTATTGTAgctaaaatctaatttttatgaCTTTAGCTAATTTATTGCAGTTGATTTTTTATTGTCTAATAACTAAATATATGatggatttaatttttagctAATTCATTAAGGATGCTCTTATATTATAAAGGATTAGGAAGCAAAACTTATCAAATTTAAGGATAAATTGTTATTTGAAATTCTTTATTCCATtcattatgtatgtaatatactttgattttaaattttaaattttaaattttaaaatttatttacaaaattaaattataacatgTAGATAATGTATGgtgtaaatattttcaaataaaattatttaaatttaaataaagatataaaatatagataaatagttcaatcaaatattaaaactgTGTTGTATTAATCAATGGATAGTGCTACATCCACCGCACTGAGAGCTACCGTTAAATAtaattgttcttcttctttttattattatttttttacatgtatttttttatacttttaaatatttaaaaaaataaaaaaatcacaatattattaaaaaatattttcttaatcacaaagtaaaaagaagaattaaaaaataaaataaaaaatttcaatagtAACATCGAGCTGTTACAATCAGtggtgagagtatcattttccttatttctGCTAgttattttcatgtgtttttttttttttttactttttttacatatattttttaacacttttaaatatatatatttaaaaaaaattacaacatctttaaaaaaacaattctttaatcacgaagtaaaaacaaaaataaacaaaacaaaacaaaaaaacaaaaacaatgcaAGCGATAGCTCCCAGCAGAAGCTGAGAGCGGGACGCTTAGCATTTACCTTAATCAATTTATAGGTATACATgagtttgatatgatataatggATATGCAACATAGTTGTCcatttgaattttattaatgtgatctGGTTGTAGCTGTTTTTGATAGTATATATCACTTTGAACTTTATTAACAGTATCATTTGATTTCTACAATTTATATTTACGAGCATCAGTTGAGTTATCAGGTGGGAGATGGACTCCTATATCTGAATTGTCGCAGAGTCCATCGTCTTGACAAAAGCATCCCgtgttatatataaaaatataatatttgtattttgaccttttatttatttattttttttccaaatacaaTAGATTTCGCAATAGAGGACATATTACACGTCAATTTTGTAAATAGGTTCATAAAGATATCagatgcaaaaataaattttacaatgaACTGTTATCCTCGTGTTATATAAATCCCAACTCTCTATTGCCTCTTTTTTCAAGATCTATTTTTGTGGTCGAAGGGGATTCTGGAATAAAATTTCACCcgtaaaatttcataaataaagtATCATATGTTGAACTTGTAATTATACGTGACATTGCACAGCCTCAAGTATCATACGTGGATTGCTGGCGTGATTAGTATAATCTCGGTCTGGAGTTCGAAATCTCccttctaattatatataaaaaaatatatatattatacgtggATCAATTAtctatgaaaaaatctaattgtataTAGGGCTTCGAGCCTCTACAACCCCAATGATTCATTGAACAGGGCAGGGAGAATCTCAACAAGTATTTGTGTAAGTACTGAAATAAGCAAGTGTAAATTTAATAGAAGTTGCACTTTTCGGCATCAAGTCACAAGTGTTgcattaaaacatttttttttttaaaaaagaaacgctagatacaaaatattttacaaaaatgtgaatctcatgaaaaaaaagtttttacacgttttcataaagaaatttatttttcgtAAAAGGTTTGGACTAGacttatatattgtatatacaAATACAATAATCATGGCCCAATATTCAATATTGCCACTAGCTATTGGGTCGTCATACAAAATATAGTTGCTTCCATCCCTTATAACTTACTAGTAAGAGCAACATGCGCTGCACGTTTACCCagttaataatttttgtaatgtctcaaattttaaattataaatagacaCGATTATGtcgatatttttaaaatgttatcCCTATTTACAACATATATCATACACAAAACTTGCAAAGTATCTACAACTACAatataatgattaataaaaaccTATTCACGTTATCCCTATTTACAACATATATCATACACAAAACTTGCAAAGTATCTACAACTACAatataatgattaataaaaaccTATTCACAACTATATACAGATATTTGTTAAGTATATATTACAACAACGGTAAgttttaaatgagatatttgAAACATTTATATTCCCGCTTCAGGTACAAAATTGACAGAGAGGACTACGTTAAATTTGTTTTGGCGCAACTgtccatattcatttatttgcGCCCCTAAATTGAtcatccattattttttttaaatttgagttgCATTATTTTCGAAATATGGGAAGTGATCATGTAATGATGGAAACATATAAACAAGTAAtgcatcaatttttttaaacaacttgATGAATAAACATTTTACCTTGCCTCTATGTTCTAGAAGATTCATGGTTGTGCAATTCATAATTTGTTCTGCTGTTGAGCTGAAACTAACAACTATTATAGATGCACTATCGTCGTATATTTCCAGATACGCtagacatataaaaaaataaaaatgataataaatgagaaatcagaaactgagtaaaaaaattcaaaaacacttaaaaagatGTAATCAATTTACAGAAATTAAAGTAAATCTAATTAGAAGTTATAGATTTGTAgaagttaatgttttatttatagatataattACAATACTGTAAAGTTTGCAAACaagatattttgaaattttatgtttttgtttcaCCACCATGGCTGAAAGAGAGAATGTTCAGTTTCTTTTGATGAAGTTGTCcaagtgaatttatttttatgccaAGATAGATTATCCATTCattttctagaactttgatTGCAATATTTTGGACATACAGTAGAtgatcatatatgaaataatgagaagataaaaatatatgaatatcaagattttttaattttacattttttttgtttttttaagtgtttagaTGCTTTATATAGTAtagttcaaatattaaatatatagtttgtaGTTTCTTTGAattgtgtattttattataaatttaaatatattttcttttgatgaaaataataattcattcataacatttattatttaatgaatattgttgttatggaatgaattttttttattatacttaactaattattttcctctctttttttcctctctctccgtccTCTTATTCCCTTCTGCATCGACacttttttcatttctctcaaaaccatttctttcttctctctctctctctctctctctccaaccctatcttttttcatttatctTCCATCGATCAAAACCATcactatttttctctctccatctATCTCAGTCGCTATTATTTCCAGTAATCCTTAGTTTCTCTCCTCTCTGTTCTGTCAATATTTTACCCACAGTTGTCTTCATCCTTCACAAGATTTGTAAAGGCTAATGTGAAGATTTGTTTGAAACCGTGAATATGCGGGTGTGAGAATAAGAGAGCTGACGTATTCACGGCTTTGGGTGAACATCCTCCGTGCGTGGTGGGTCTCATAACTAGATTTGTGAGTTGTTTTGGTGGTTGTCATTGTAGATCTGGGTAAATTTGGTGGTTTGTTGTTCCAGATCTGGTGGGTCTCTAGACCGGATTTGGGTGGTTTGCAAAtctaaagatatttttttaacatgtagACATTTATTGCAGATTGTATTTAGATTTAGTTTAGTTTCATGTGTATAGGTATGATTTTGTTAGTGAAGTTGTATAAATTAGAATAGATTTTGTTTGAGTTTGATTTTGTCTCATGCATATGCGTATGATCTATTTTGTTGAGAAAAGCATGGGCAAAACAATCggtgagaggaagagaaaatacAAAACGATGAAAAATGCATGAGAAAATATAGGGTaaaattggaaagaaaataaagacatAAATGGaacaattaaagaaagaatacttgagaagtaaaacagtaaaataagGACATAAATGGAATAAAAAGTATTGATAAAAACACTGTTTGAGGTCGATTGtcgcttattatatataatagataagtGGGATGGACCCAAAGGAAATCATTTTGTTAGTAAGATTCTTGAGAGATTACTGTATGTCTATGAtcgaaattattaaataatcgTGGAATATAAATGATGTGTTACTTTCGAGTTTtaacaatagaaaaataatagagcCACTAAAAAATGTACAcctattttgtatttatttatttatttatacttaatgattaagaaagtgtttttttaataattttgtgatttttttttaaatttttaaatgggttaaaaaaatgtttgaaaaaaatagaaacaaaaataaaaataaatctctgcACTATTCGATAGAAAACAAGTATAGAAATTTTTGTGGCCTTAACACCACTTTTAACAATAAGCCATGACATTAATGCTTACATACGCATTTGTTTTGAATGATATGAGATTCTTTAATAGGTTAAAAATATCAAGTGCCTACTTAATAATTATTCGTCTTCACACTATAATGATTTTAGTTAAGAAAATttaatccaaaataaaaataccttaAAAACCCATCTGTCAGTTATCACGCCGAATGTCCGCCCTGCAATAATGAATGTAGAGAACCTTCGTCGACTTTCAAGAGCCGAACGAATGACCGATCAATCTTCTTCTCAACTCTCCCATTTGGGCCGTTTTCATAATATTCTAGCTGTGTTAAAGAAGATTTTAAGAAGATACTTGCGCGTACTCTGGTCATCTTGTACTGAGATTGGAGAACGAGGTTTTGACGACCGTTTTGTGCCTAATTAAGATTTCTTATTTTGTAACTatttatggttttagaatatatagtattatttgaaaatctttacagtaatatttttacatgatataatttaaataaaatttattttttaaatcaaattatataacgAAAATGGATACTATGATAcccataccttttttttttttagcatttttaaatataattattcttttggAATACCGGATCGGCCTATTTGTatatgagttttgttatgtataaaCAAGTTTGCATATCAATCTATGTACTAATGTTGTTGCATTcgtattctaaattcaaattaataatattttcaataaaatctaatttcttattaattatattgaatgaGTGTGTATATTAATACgcataattatttataattatcttttttttcctttatatatagttatttaacTGGCCATTAATTTGCAAGGAGCCAAcgtctttaattatttatggcCATTAACTGGCCATAAATGTGTCCTGCTCAGCCACTTTATCTTGGACCCTGTCTGCTTTTATAGTCGGCCTGTTAACAAGGATACCATCGTGATCGATGCGTTCTTGGACCCTGTTTGCCCCTATAGTCGGGACTCGTGGCCACCTCTCAAACAAGCCGTCCAACACTACGGTCCCCGTGTTGGGCTCACCCTCTGCCTCTTCCCTTCACCGTCAATAGCTTTCTCTTGTTATTTgttctctctcaactctcctTTAGTATAATCATTTCTCAAACCAATAGatactgaaatatttttattttaggttgTGTTGGGATAGGAGAATTTTTAAAAGCTTGTTTGGTTTTGATGTGAATCcaaatctaaattataaatacgATAAGCCAAAAGCACCATTACTTCTATTTCAATAGAAACTGATTAATCCAATTTAAATCTGTCTTTGTGATGTATGTCTAAAGGTGCTATAATTGATACGGTGAATTATAAAATTCACCATAAATCTAGTAGTATTGGGTAACGGTTCAGAGCGAATGCGCATTGAACCATTATTAATGGGCCATTAATGCGCATATTGTTGGGAGAAAAAGgcatgcataatttttttacaattctttttataattatattttaaaataggatatttatataaaataattttcctttttaaaattattttataaaaatattcttaatttaaaatataattatataaaaagttgtaaaaaaaaaaaaatgtatatccATCATTTTCCTAACTTCTTATTTATctccaacttttctgttttgataaaaagttaaaacttttcTTGTATTGCTTTAACGATGCTATTGGAAATTCGTGTGGTGGACTAAACTTGTTGCATGCAATTGAACAGGAGAAGTTTTACAATAACCCAACTCGCAACATGTCCAGGGTCTCTGTTGTACATCATATAGCCATGTTTGCCGCACAAGTAATTGGGAATTCCTATCATAATGCCGTACATTCTGGCTTCAACGACGATAAATCGGGTCTTAAGACAAGGATTTCCTTCAAGGTAAGATGAGCTAGTTTCCCTTTAATTTTTGAATGGGAATAATGTTAGCattatttctctaatatttttgtcattgtaaatatatattgattggCATTTGTATTATGCAGTATGCTGCCTCGAGGGGAGTGTATGGAACGCCTTCTTTCTTTATAAATGGATTTTTTCTACCTCATGCTGGTTCTACTACAAATCATACTTGTTGTAATTCTGATTTGCTTGTAGTTTCAAGATCAGAGTCTTGATTGCCAAGATATGTCAAAGAATTGTTTAATGTTTTAAACAATTCTTTGACATATCTTGGCAATCAAGATTCTGATCTTGAAACTACAAGCAAATTAGAATTACAACAAGTAACACACAAGAATTACGTGGTTCGATCCTAGTGATCTACATCTACGGCAGCAACAGTCAAGAGActtttctttattgatgatcaaaatACAATCTTGAGATTACAAGAACACTCTCTCATACACACCTCACAATTTCTTGGAGCCTTACACaaattgttttctctttttctctcttgtatttttttgtatCGAATCACCCCCTCAAGTACAAATGAAGGCCTCTATTTATAGCCTTAAGTTATAACAGAAAGAATAAGTTTCTGTTTCCTATAATCAGGCCAGTACTCGAGTCTTCCCACATGTGCAGCCATGTGCACATGTGCTTTCCTCTAAAATGATTGACACTTATCATAACAATTCTCCACCTTGGAAATCATTTAGAACTTCCAAGCTGCCTTCTCCCTCTTTGACTGTTGCTGCATATCCCCTCTAAGTGGCTTGGCAATTTCCCATATTGATCAAGTTCAGACAATGTTTGAACTTGACTGTTGGTAGAGACTTAGTCATCATGTCAGAAGGATTTTCTTCTGTTGGGATCTTTTCTACCCCAATCTCTCCAGCTAAAATGATGTCCCTCACAAAATGTAGCCTAATGTCTATATGCTTTGACCTTTCATGATATACCTGGTTTTTAGCAAGGTGAATGGTGCTCTGATTGTCACAGTAGACTGTGATATTCCTTTCAAACATGCCTAATTCATTAGATATACCTTTCAGCCATATAGCCTCCTTGATTGCCTCAGTCATGGCAATGTATTCAGCCTCAGTTGTTGATAGAGCAACAACAGGTTGCAAATTTGCCTTCCAACTGATGGCTCCTCCAAAAGCTGTAAACACAAAACCAGTTAAAGATTTTCTGGTGCTATGTTTCCAGCATAATCAGAGTCCACAAAGCCTTCTATTTCACTTCCTTTTTGTGAGTTTCCACCAAACTTCAGTCCCAAACAAGCTGTACCAGACAAATACTGAAACACCCACTTGATAGCATGCCAATAGGGTTTTCCAGGGTTGCTCATAAATCTACTGACTAAGTTGACAGCATAAGTCAAGTCAGGTCTAGAGCAGACCATTGAATACATTATGCTTCCCACCATGTATTTTATGCATAAACTCTATTTCTTCATCTGTTTTAGGAGCTTGTGTGACTGACAGTTTTGAGTGTTGTCCCATGGGAGTGCTTACAGATTTTAAATGATCCATGCCAAACCTTTTAAGAATCTTTGAAATATATGTCTTTTGTGATAAGTAGAGTAGCCTTTTCTCGCTGTCTCTTACTATTTCCATTTCCAAGATTCTCTTGGCAGGCCCTggttctttcatttcaaattctaactTCAATATGCACTTGACTTGTTCAATCAGATTGGAGTCTTTACATGCAATTagcatgtcatctacatacagCAGTAGATATACTAAGACTTCCCCAACTTTCTTGTAATACACACAACTATCATATCCACTTCTCTTGAATCCATTTTCAACTATGTGTGAATTAAACCTTTTGTACCATTGCCTAGGTGACTGTTTAAGTCCATATAAGACTTTCTTGAGTAAACACACCTGATTGTTGTTGATCTCATTCGAATACCCTTCTGGCGACTGCATGTATATGACCTCATCGAGGTCTCCATGTAAAAAAGCTGTTTTTACATCCAATTGTTCCAAGTGCAGGTCTTCATAGGCAGTGTAGGCAAGCAGTAGCCTTATGGAGGTGTGTTTGACCactagagaaaatatttcattgtaAGCAATCCCTTCTCTCTGTGTAAACTCCTTGGCTACCAATATTGTTTTATACCTTGGACCCTCAACCCCTGGTAtgcattcttttcttttataaatccATTTGGAGCCAATTAGTTTCACTTTCTCTGGTTTAGTAACAAGTTCCCGAGTGCTGTTTTTGTTAAGTGATTCCATTTCTTCATGCATGGCAAGTATCCACATGTCGGCCTCTTTACTTGCCATAGCTGCCTTGTA
This genomic interval from Juglans microcarpa x Juglans regia isolate MS1-56 chromosome 4D, Jm3101_v1.0, whole genome shotgun sequence contains the following:
- the LOC121261387 gene encoding E3 ubiquitin-protein ligase ATL23-like; translation: MIVWVFLALFLPCAGTIVMYLFYICLLWYVKNSENEAQFPVKPATQNGLSVAELEKLPKVTGKELVLGTECAVCLDEIENGQLARLIPGCNHGFHVECADTWLSKHSACPVCRSKLESQFFNASDQNPC
- the LOC121260257 gene encoding uncharacterized protein LOC121260257 — its product is MNVENLRRLSRAERMTDQSSSQLSHLGRFHNILAVLKKILRRYLRVLCRPVNKDTIVIDAFLDPVCPYSRDSWPPLKQAVQHYGPRVGLTLCLFPSPSIAFSCYLFSLNSPLEKFYNNPTRNMSRVSVVHHIAMFAAQVIGNSYHNAVHSGFNDDKSGLKTRISFKYAASRGVYGTPSFFINGFFLPHAGSTTNHTCCNSDLLVVSRSES